From the Streptomyces sp. Tu 2975 genome, one window contains:
- a CDS encoding DUF397 domain-containing protein — translation MSTTELAWFKSSYSGSSGDDCVEVATTAATVHVRDSKVEQSPQLAVSPASWTSFVSYAAQA, via the coding sequence ATGAGCACCACAGAACTGGCCTGGTTCAAGAGCAGTTACAGCGGCAGCTCCGGCGACGACTGCGTAGAGGTGGCGACGACCGCCGCGACCGTCCACGTCCGGGACTCCAAGGTCGAGCAGAGCCCTCAACTCGCCGTGTCGCCCGCGTCGTGGACGAGCTTCGTCTCGTACGCCGCCCAGGCCTGA
- the fusA gene encoding elongation factor G, giving the protein MRTDPRHRSVSTSPPTRVRNLGILAHVDAGKTTVTERILYLTGATHKRGEVHDGTTVTDFDPQERDRGITIFAAAVSCDWDGHRINLIDTPGHVDFADEVERSLRVLDGAVAVFDAVAGVEPQSEAVWRQADRHGVPRIAFVNKLDRAGADLDEAVRSIRERLRTAPLVVQLPVGQEDGFTGVVDLLRMRALIWTAGRDTYEEGPVPEALQAEAARRRRLLEEAVAELHPVALEEFCERSALSEPTLAGALRDLTLSGEGVVVLCGAAYRDCGIEPLLEAVVAYLPSPVDVPPVRGTRDGAEQERQADPEAAFAGLVFKVNSTSTGRLTYVRVYSGTITKGDTVLDVGTGRSERIGRILRVQADRHAEVDRAEAGDIVAVVGPKSARSGATLSTPAAPLLLEPPTAAAPVVTVAVEARSRLDTDRLATALARLVEEDPSLTVRTDPETGQTVLSGMGELHLEVAVEKIRRAHGLEVGVGRPQVAYRETVVRGVAGLVYRHVKQDGGAGQFAHVVLDVAPLDPDDDRAEGFAFSSTVTGGRVPQEFVRAVEAGCRDALAEGPLGGHPVTGLRVTLTDGATHSKDSSEMAFRAAGRFGLREALRTGVMALLEPVVEVTVTVPDHAVGTVLGDLAARRGRVSGQSTRSGTAVVTATVPLAELFGYANRLRSRTQGRGTFTTRPAGYAPATVPGGVASS; this is encoded by the coding sequence GTGCGCACCGACCCGCGACACCGATCCGTTTCCACCAGTCCGCCGACCCGCGTCAGGAACCTGGGCATTCTCGCCCACGTCGACGCCGGCAAGACCACCGTCACCGAACGGATCCTGTATCTCACCGGCGCCACCCACAAACGGGGAGAGGTCCACGACGGCACGACCGTCACCGACTTCGACCCGCAGGAGCGCGACCGCGGCATCACCATCTTCGCCGCGGCCGTCAGCTGCGACTGGGACGGCCACCGGATCAACCTCATCGACACACCCGGCCATGTCGACTTCGCCGACGAGGTCGAGCGTTCGCTGCGGGTGCTCGACGGCGCTGTCGCCGTGTTCGATGCCGTCGCCGGGGTCGAACCGCAGAGCGAGGCCGTATGGCGGCAGGCCGACCGGCACGGCGTGCCCCGGATCGCGTTCGTCAACAAGCTGGACCGCGCGGGCGCGGACCTGGACGAAGCCGTCAGGTCGATCAGGGAACGGCTGCGTACGGCCCCGCTGGTGGTCCAACTGCCCGTCGGGCAGGAGGACGGCTTCACCGGCGTGGTGGATCTGCTGCGTATGCGTGCGCTGATCTGGACCGCCGGCCGGGACACGTACGAGGAAGGCCCCGTGCCGGAAGCCCTGCAGGCCGAGGCCGCACGACGCCGGCGGCTGCTGGAAGAAGCCGTGGCCGAACTCCACCCCGTCGCACTGGAGGAGTTCTGCGAACGGTCCGCCCTCTCGGAGCCGACCCTCGCCGGCGCCCTGCGCGACCTGACCCTCAGCGGTGAGGGCGTCGTCGTGCTGTGCGGTGCCGCGTACCGCGACTGCGGGATCGAGCCGCTGCTCGAGGCCGTCGTCGCGTATCTGCCCTCGCCGGTGGACGTACCGCCGGTGCGGGGCACGCGGGACGGCGCGGAGCAGGAGCGGCAGGCGGATCCGGAGGCGGCGTTCGCAGGGCTGGTGTTCAAGGTGAACTCCACCTCCACGGGCAGGCTGACGTATGTGCGGGTCTATTCGGGCACGATCACGAAGGGGGACACGGTGCTGGACGTAGGCACAGGCCGTTCGGAACGGATCGGCAGGATCCTGCGCGTACAGGCCGACCGGCACGCCGAAGTGGACCGGGCCGAGGCCGGGGACATCGTGGCCGTGGTCGGACCGAAGTCCGCCCGTTCCGGTGCGACCCTGTCCACGCCGGCCGCTCCGCTGCTCCTCGAACCGCCCACCGCGGCCGCCCCTGTCGTCACCGTGGCGGTCGAGGCGCGCAGCCGCCTCGACACCGACCGGCTGGCGACGGCGTTGGCCCGACTGGTCGAGGAGGACCCCTCCCTGACCGTCCGGACCGACCCGGAGACCGGTCAGACGGTGCTGTCTGGCATGGGTGAACTGCACCTGGAGGTCGCGGTGGAGAAGATCCGCCGCGCCCACGGGCTGGAGGTCGGCGTCGGCCGCCCCCAGGTGGCGTACCGCGAGACCGTCGTCCGCGGCGTGGCCGGTCTGGTGTACCGGCATGTCAAACAGGACGGAGGCGCAGGGCAGTTCGCGCATGTCGTCCTCGACGTCGCGCCACTGGACCCGGACGACGACCGTGCGGAGGGCTTCGCGTTCTCGTCGACCGTGACCGGTGGACGGGTCCCGCAGGAGTTCGTCCGCGCGGTGGAGGCCGGCTGCAGGGACGCCCTGGCGGAGGGCCCCCTCGGGGGCCATCCGGTGACCGGGCTGCGGGTGACGTTGACCGACGGGGCAACGCACTCCAAGGACTCGTCGGAGATGGCGTTCAGGGCGGCGGGCCGCTTCGGGCTGCGTGAGGCGCTGCGCACCGGCGTGATGGCGCTGCTCGAACCGGTCGTCGAGGTCACGGTCACCGTGCCCGACCACGCGGTCGGCACGGTCCTCGGTGACCTCGCCGCGCGTCGCGGACGCGTCTCGGGCCAGTCGACACGGTCCGGTACGGCGGTCGTCACCGCGACCGTGCCGCTGGCCGAACTGTTCGGCTACGCGAACCGGCTGCGCAGCCGCACGCAGGGCCGGGGCACGTTCACCACCCGGCCCGCCGGCTACGCGCCGGCTACGGTGCCGGGCGGGGTGGCGTCGTCGTAA
- a CDS encoding GNAT family N-acetyltransferase: MDLVPFVRRYRPSDRAALADICVRTAHEGGDSTSLYPDPGLMPTLFAFPYVELQPEFAFVLDDGTGQAVGYILGAGDTPRFAERFRAEWLPVVAERFPEPAGEPATPVEEMLVLLHRPERMVLPELASFPAHLHIDLLPEWQRRGFGRALMGELLAALEAAGVPAVHLCMVRANTAARAFYGRLGFREIEVPDPGPVLYLGRSTARSEPAA; this comes from the coding sequence ATGGACCTTGTTCCCTTTGTGCGCCGCTACCGTCCGTCGGACAGGGCGGCGCTGGCGGACATCTGCGTCAGAACGGCTCACGAGGGCGGGGACTCCACGTCGCTCTATCCGGATCCCGGGCTGATGCCGACGCTGTTCGCCTTCCCCTATGTCGAGTTGCAGCCCGAGTTCGCCTTCGTGCTGGACGACGGCACCGGGCAGGCCGTCGGGTACATCCTGGGCGCCGGTGACACTCCGCGCTTCGCCGAGCGGTTCCGCGCCGAGTGGCTGCCGGTCGTGGCGGAACGGTTCCCCGAGCCGGCGGGAGAGCCGGCAACGCCCGTCGAGGAGATGCTGGTTCTCCTGCACCGGCCGGAACGGATGGTGCTGCCGGAACTGGCTTCCTTCCCGGCACACCTGCACATCGATCTGTTGCCGGAGTGGCAGCGACGAGGCTTCGGACGCGCCTTGATGGGGGAGTTGCTGGCCGCCTTGGAGGCCGCGGGCGTGCCGGCCGTGCACCTCTGCATGGTGCGGGCCAACACGGCCGCGCGGGCCTTCTACGGACGTCTTGGTTTCCGGGAGATCGAGGTGCCGGACCCGGGTCCTGTCCTGTACCTGGGCCGGTCGACGGCTCGCAGCGAGCCTGCGGCATGA
- a CDS encoding putative T7SS-secreted protein: MVDWGGLVDKGVDIVDDGIDKGKELVGEGVDYVTDKAGEGLRHYGYDGVAEAVEDWGDETASSLGAQVGEQQLGQSEEANELIHGRPEKIAESVKNLRDFQKAFDLVGGGLKKMDSAHWKGEAANTFREKFEPLPTDWLRAADACEDAAKALETYSKAITSAQGKAKEAIALYKEGESDSKAAVEAYNKKGRAYDAARNSDNPLPHPGEFTDPGKAKRARAREILADARKARNEAAEAAKSAVTAAMAHAPKEPTGRDKLQAEFTDYALGMGVESMHLAGGVVKGTAGIVNFVRSVNPLDMYNLTHPAEYWKGVNTTLAGIASTAANPDRALKNAWEAAKGDPSEFIGRLIPEILGTKGTGLAKGLVTAGKHLPDGQKPGGARGDHDRDPDSGGKKCTDTKCDGDPVDVATGRMLLPQTDIVLPGSLPLVFQRTHDSSHRSGRWFGPTWSSTVDQRLDIDSEGIVFSCAEGSLLAYPHPAPGVPVLPTHGRRWPLDRVDDGYTITDPDSGQVWHFTDHTAEVALLTQIDDRNGRWITFEHDESGAPTSIVHHGGYNLKLTTSEGRVTALHLAGAALDGSDQEILRYGYTDGHLTHVTNSSGRPLHFGCDEHGRITSWTDTNGSHYDYVYDDQDRCTYQTGTNGHMESHFTWDDTDPETGLRMTSITDGLGHTKRFVINNRAQVVAEIDALGAVTRYEYDRYNRLLSRSDPLGHTSRFTYDERGG; the protein is encoded by the coding sequence ATGGTGGACTGGGGCGGGCTGGTCGACAAGGGCGTCGACATCGTCGACGACGGGATCGACAAGGGCAAGGAACTGGTCGGCGAGGGTGTCGACTATGTGACCGACAAGGCCGGCGAAGGTCTGCGGCACTACGGCTACGACGGTGTGGCGGAGGCGGTCGAGGACTGGGGGGACGAGACCGCTTCGTCTCTCGGTGCTCAGGTGGGTGAGCAGCAGCTCGGTCAGAGTGAAGAGGCGAACGAGCTGATCCATGGCCGGCCGGAGAAGATCGCCGAGTCGGTGAAGAACCTGCGCGACTTCCAGAAGGCGTTCGACCTGGTCGGCGGCGGGCTGAAGAAGATGGACTCGGCCCACTGGAAGGGTGAGGCGGCCAACACCTTCCGGGAGAAGTTCGAGCCGCTGCCCACGGACTGGCTGCGCGCGGCGGACGCGTGCGAGGACGCCGCCAAAGCTTTGGAAACCTACTCCAAGGCGATCACCAGCGCGCAGGGCAAGGCGAAGGAGGCGATCGCCCTCTACAAGGAGGGTGAGAGCGACTCCAAGGCTGCGGTCGAGGCGTACAACAAGAAGGGGCGGGCGTACGACGCGGCGCGAAACAGTGACAATCCGCTGCCGCACCCGGGCGAGTTCACCGACCCGGGCAAGGCCAAGCGGGCCCGGGCACGGGAGATCCTCGCCGACGCCCGCAAGGCCCGCAACGAGGCCGCCGAGGCTGCCAAGAGCGCGGTGACGGCGGCGATGGCGCACGCGCCGAAGGAACCGACGGGCCGGGACAAACTCCAGGCCGAGTTCACCGACTACGCCCTCGGCATGGGCGTGGAATCCATGCACCTGGCCGGCGGCGTGGTCAAGGGAACAGCCGGCATCGTCAACTTCGTCCGCTCCGTCAACCCGCTCGACATGTACAACCTCACCCACCCGGCCGAGTACTGGAAAGGCGTCAACACCACACTCGCCGGTATCGCCTCCACCGCCGCCAACCCCGACCGCGCCCTGAAGAACGCCTGGGAAGCAGCCAAGGGCGACCCCTCAGAATTCATCGGCCGCCTCATCCCCGAAATCCTCGGCACCAAAGGCACCGGCCTGGCCAAGGGCCTGGTCACCGCCGGCAAACACCTCCCCGACGGGCAAAAGCCCGGCGGCGCCCGAGGAGATCACGACCGTGACCCCGACAGCGGTGGCAAGAAGTGCACCGACACCAAGTGCGACGGAGACCCCGTCGACGTCGCGACCGGCCGGATGCTCCTGCCTCAGACCGACATCGTCCTGCCCGGCTCACTGCCATTGGTCTTCCAACGCACGCATGACTCCTCGCACCGGTCAGGCCGCTGGTTCGGCCCGACGTGGTCGAGCACGGTCGACCAACGCCTGGACATCGACTCCGAAGGCATCGTGTTCAGCTGCGCCGAGGGCAGCCTGCTGGCCTACCCCCACCCCGCTCCGGGTGTCCCCGTCCTGCCCACCCACGGACGGCGCTGGCCACTCGACCGGGTCGACGACGGCTACACGATCACCGACCCTGACTCCGGTCAGGTCTGGCACTTCACCGACCACACCGCCGAAGTCGCCCTGCTGACGCAGATCGACGACCGCAACGGCCGCTGGATCACCTTCGAACACGACGAATCAGGCGCTCCGACATCGATCGTCCACCACGGCGGCTACAACCTCAAACTCACTACCAGCGAAGGCCGGGTCACCGCCCTCCACCTCGCCGGCGCCGCCCTCGATGGCAGCGACCAGGAGATCCTCCGCTACGGCTACACCGACGGCCACCTCACCCATGTCACCAACTCCAGCGGCCGCCCCCTGCACTTCGGCTGCGACGAACACGGCCGCATCACCTCGTGGACCGACACCAACGGCAGCCACTACGACTACGTCTACGACGACCAGGACCGCTGCACCTACCAGACCGGTACCAACGGGCACATGGAATCCCACTTCACCTGGGACGACACCGACCCCGAAACCGGCTTGCGGATGACCTCCATCACCGACGGCCTCGGCCACACCAAACGCTTCGTGATCAACAACCGTGCCCAGGTCGTCGCCGAAATCGACGCATTGGGGGCGGTAACCCGCTACGAATACGACCGATACAACCGCCTGCTTTCGCGCAGCGACCCTCTCGGCCACACCAGTCGGTTCACCTACGACGAACGGGGCGGCTGA
- a CDS encoding FAD-dependent monooxygenase, whose amino-acid sequence MDYDVVVAGGGPVGLMLACELRLGGARVAVLERLTEVDPTIKGGAITTPGAEALYRRGMLPTLAEVQRQAMDRFQAFMRERNGGDGGGAAGQGLGFVGHFAGVMLRADLVDRTEPGLGDAGPAAEIAFVAQQDIERLLGGRADELGVDVRRGVELTGFDADDGAVTVWTSHGAIRAGWLVGCDGGRSTVRKLAGFAFPGTDPEITCHQAVVEMTGAEDLTVGWAATDTGVYAHGPMPGRIVTVEFDGPPADRDAPVTTEDLQARLRRVSGVDVTITGVRTATRFTDHARQVTEYRKGRVLLAGDAAHVHSAFGSQGLSLGLGDAMNLGWKLAAVIGGRAPEGLLDTYTAERHPVGAGILDWTRSQVAAMRPDPQSRALRGIVSDLAETVTGTTYLTARLNSAGVRYELPGEHPLTGRSAPDLELADGSRLADHLHGGRALLLDLTDDPELRALAAGYADRVDTLTAGCPSRPELAAVLVRPDGFTAWAADAGAQAPTSTAGPAEALEEWFGVPEGVVTPG is encoded by the coding sequence ATGGACTATGACGTAGTGGTGGCCGGAGGCGGCCCGGTCGGACTGATGCTGGCCTGCGAGCTCCGGCTCGGAGGCGCGCGGGTGGCCGTCCTGGAGCGCCTCACCGAAGTGGACCCGACGATCAAGGGCGGGGCGATCACCACGCCCGGCGCCGAGGCGCTCTACCGCCGGGGCATGCTGCCCACGCTGGCCGAGGTGCAGCGGCAGGCGATGGACCGCTTCCAGGCATTCATGCGCGAACGGAACGGCGGGGACGGAGGCGGGGCCGCGGGCCAAGGGCTCGGGTTCGTCGGGCACTTCGCCGGAGTCATGCTGCGGGCGGATTTGGTCGACCGTACGGAGCCGGGCCTCGGCGACGCCGGACCCGCCGCCGAGATCGCTTTCGTGGCGCAGCAGGACATCGAACGGCTGCTCGGCGGGCGGGCGGACGAGCTCGGTGTCGACGTGCGCCGGGGAGTGGAGCTGACCGGCTTCGACGCGGACGACGGGGCCGTCACGGTGTGGACCAGCCACGGGGCCATACGCGCCGGCTGGCTCGTGGGCTGCGACGGCGGCCGCAGCACGGTCCGCAAACTCGCGGGGTTCGCATTCCCCGGCACGGACCCGGAGATCACCTGTCACCAGGCGGTCGTGGAGATGACCGGTGCCGAGGACCTGACGGTCGGCTGGGCCGCCACGGACACCGGGGTCTACGCCCACGGGCCGATGCCGGGCCGCATCGTCACCGTGGAGTTCGACGGCCCGCCGGCCGACCGGGACGCGCCGGTCACCACCGAGGACCTCCAGGCGAGGCTGCGCCGCGTCTCCGGCGTGGACGTCACGATCACCGGGGTGCGGACCGCGACCCGCTTCACCGACCACGCCCGCCAGGTCACCGAGTACCGCAAAGGCCGGGTGCTGCTGGCGGGCGACGCGGCGCACGTGCACTCCGCGTTCGGCAGCCAGGGGCTGAGCCTGGGTCTCGGGGACGCGATGAACCTCGGCTGGAAACTCGCCGCGGTGATCGGCGGCCGGGCGCCGGAAGGGCTGCTGGACACCTACACCGCCGAACGGCACCCGGTCGGCGCGGGGATCCTTGACTGGACCCGTTCCCAGGTCGCGGCCATGCGCCCGGACCCGCAGTCCCGGGCGCTGCGCGGGATCGTCAGCGACCTGGCGGAGACGGTCACGGGCACCACGTACCTCACCGCCCGGCTCAACAGCGCCGGGGTGCGCTACGAGCTGCCGGGCGAGCACCCGCTGACCGGCCGCAGCGCCCCGGACCTCGAACTCGCCGACGGCAGCCGCCTCGCGGACCACCTCCACGGCGGCCGGGCGCTCCTGCTCGACCTCACCGACGACCCGGAGCTCCGGGCCCTCGCTGCGGGGTATGCCGACCGCGTCGACACCCTGACGGCCGGCTGCCCGTCCCGCCCCGAACTGGCGGCGGTCCTCGTCCGTCCGGACGGCTTCACCGCCTGGGCGGCCGACGCCGGGGCGCAGGCGCCGACGTCGACGGCCGGGCCGGCGGAGGCGCTGGAGGAGTGGTTCGGAGTGCCAGAGGGTGTCGTGACGCCGGGCTGA
- a CDS encoding helix-turn-helix transcriptional regulator: protein MAACETSGEDGNSEANGAGCGPAGPPGDRNGVTSTAEPEGSDSLKAFGEVVKAFRKRARLTQEQFAPQVRYSVPTVASIEQGRRFPPAAFVDRAEEVLDAFGALRGAARHLSRRPGLASWFRQWAQLEAESVNLYTYECRLIPGLLQTEAYARTLFSERLPPLGDDQIEAMLSARTERQRLLRERPNTAFSFIVEEHVLQRGMGASPELLPHVLELAGLRNIEIQVMPRTRVIHAGIDGPIRLLETPDNKWYGYCEGQESGRFVSDPKVVSMLQMRYARMRSQALSLEESLSLLRRMRGAT from the coding sequence ATGGCGGCGTGCGAGACCAGCGGTGAGGACGGGAACAGCGAGGCGAACGGCGCCGGTTGCGGACCGGCCGGTCCGCCCGGGGACAGGAACGGCGTCACGAGCACTGCCGAGCCGGAGGGTTCGGACAGCCTCAAAGCGTTCGGCGAGGTCGTCAAGGCGTTCCGGAAGCGGGCTCGTCTGACCCAGGAACAGTTCGCCCCACAGGTGCGGTACTCGGTGCCGACCGTCGCCTCCATCGAACAGGGCCGCCGGTTCCCCCCGGCGGCTTTCGTCGACCGGGCGGAGGAGGTACTCGACGCCTTCGGCGCGCTGCGGGGCGCCGCACGCCATCTGTCGCGGCGCCCGGGGCTGGCGAGCTGGTTCCGGCAGTGGGCGCAGTTGGAGGCGGAGTCGGTCAACCTCTATACGTACGAGTGCCGTTTGATCCCGGGACTGCTTCAGACGGAGGCGTACGCCCGAACGCTGTTCTCGGAGCGTCTGCCACCCCTCGGTGACGACCAGATCGAGGCCATGCTGTCCGCGCGGACGGAGCGTCAGAGGTTGCTGCGGGAACGGCCGAACACGGCGTTCAGCTTCATCGTCGAGGAGCATGTGCTCCAGCGCGGGATGGGAGCGAGCCCGGAACTGCTCCCCCACGTCCTCGAACTCGCGGGACTTCGGAACATCGAGATCCAGGTCATGCCCCGGACCCGAGTGATCCACGCCGGTATAGACGGTCCGATCCGACTGCTGGAGACACCGGACAACAAGTGGTACGGCTACTGCGAGGGGCAGGAGAGCGGGCGGTTCGTCTCCGACCCCAAAGTGGTCAGCATGCTCCAGATGCGGTATGCCAGGATGCGGTCACAGGCTCTCTCCTTGGAGGAATCCCTGAGCCTGCTGCGCCGGATGCGAGGAGCGACATGA